TTGAGGGTAAGGGGTATAAATTCCTTTGAGAAGATTAAGAGTATGTTGAAGGAGAGGCGGTATAAGTTCACCACCCATACGCCTAAGGATTTGTTGCCCTATTCCGTTGTTATTGAGGGGCTTTCTGGGGAGTTTTCTAAGGAAGAGGTCGAGGAGTGTTTGGGCGGCCTTGGGTTCCCGGTCGATGTGCGGGGTTTGGTTAACCTTTCAGGGAACTTGTGGCTTCTTAGGGTGGGAAGGTCCACCGATTTGGGTCTCCTCTATGGGGTGAAAAGGATGTTGCATTGCAGGGTCACTTTCCGTAGGGACAGGGCCCGTGATCCCGTCCAATGTTATAATTGCCAAAGGTATGGCCATGTGTCCGACAACTGCGGTTTGCCATTTCGCTGCTGTAAATGCAGCCAGCCACATGAACGCGGGGCGTGTCCGGTTCCGCCCAAGGATTTGGAAGGGAAGGAGGTTACCGATCCGGAGACGGGAAGGGTTACGAGGTATGAGGTGGTGCCAGTGAGTTCCGTGAATTGTGGTGTTGAGGGCCATACTGCTGGCTCGAGGGGATGTCCCATTCGTGTAAGAATGGTTGCCAGGATGGCAGAGAAGAGAGAGGAGATCAGGAATAGGGATATGTCTAGGTCGAATAGGGTGAGAGGACTTTCCTACGCGTCCGCTGCACGGCCAAGCGCGCGCTCGGCACCGTCTGGTGCCCCCACATCCGCCGGCGGTGCGGATATCTTTGCGGACTGTCAGCGAATATTGGGCGGCGACTTCGTTTCAGTTTTCGCTAGGATGAGGGAATTTGCACCAAGGTATGCAGGCCTTGTTAGGGAGCATGGTGAGTCGGGGGCCATTACGGCCTTCTTGCGCTTCCTCTGCGATGTGTAGTTTATTTAAGTGTGTTTTTCTGAACATCAACTCTTGTGTGTCCTTACGCAGGAGacattttttgaagatttttgttGACGACCATGGACCTGATGTGATTTTGTTGGCGGAACATAAGCTTTCCAGTAGGCACCGCTTTGAATTGGAGGGATATGATGTTTTCAGACAGGATAGACAGTCACGCGGCGGTGGCACTGCGGTACTTGTGCGGAGTTCTTTTCGCAGTGAGAGGATACATATTCGGACAGGAGGCATAGAATCCAGCGCTGCGAGGGTTTTTACGAGGGATGGCGGTTCAGTTGCCTTTGTTTCGCTTTATCTTCGTCCTGGTGAACCCTTGATACCATCGGATTTGGAGTCGATTATGGAGCTGCACGAGTCTGGCGAGGTTGTGGTTGGAGCAGACCTCAATGCTAAACACCCGTCCTGGGGTGGCACGGAGGTGGACCCCAGGGGAAGGCGGCTGGCCAGGTTTTTACTTGACTACCCTGATTTTGCGACGTGCCGGTGCGATAGACCGACGAGACCGAATGCATCCGGGGGGacttacatagacttcttttTGTTGACTCCTGGTGTTCCACTCACGGGCGATGGGGGATTGTCGAGAGCATTTGATTTCGAGTCAGATCATAGGGCGATCCAGGTGACTCTAGGTATAGGGCGACTTGAGATAAGGAATCCCAGGACTTTCCTCGATTTTAGCAGAATGCATGTCCGTCGCTACAGGGCTCGTCTGGGTGAGGGGCTGTCGCCTATTTCTCTTCCGGTAGACAGGAACGTGACTACACAGGAGATTGATGATTGTGTTGAGGGACTTGGAATGGTATTTCGCTCCGCGATCGAGGCTTCGGTCCCTAGGGTTCCCGTGGAGAGGACAAGGATGTTCTTACCGGGCTGGATTCTCAGGCTCATTTATGAGCGTAGGGCCCTATGTCGGGCGCTGCGCGGATCGGCTGATCCAGAGCGCCGCGGGCTTTTGCGCACTGACATCAGACACCTGTCTAGGGTGATTCGCGAGTCCATTGACTCCTTCGAACGGGACCGCATGAGCCGCCGACTTGGACGTATTAGGATCGATGGTCGTTCATACTCTCAGGTCAAGAGGGCCGCGGGCCTATCCAATAGGGAACCTATTGGAGACCTGACGTCCTCTGACGGGAGTGTATTGACTGATGATCTTTCCAAGGCGGAGGCTCTTGCGGACCATGTTCAAGTCGATTTGGTAACGGGCTTTCCCCCGTCTGACGGCGAGTTCGAAAGACAGGTCCATGAGGTTGCAGAAGATCTTGTTGATGCGTCTCCCCTGGTTGAATTTTCTGGTTCGTTCCCTGCTAACGGCACTGCTGTGGCTGATAGGTCCTTGTGGGAAGATGGTCTTTTTGTAAAACCATCTTGCATTGGTTCGGCCCTTTCCTCTTGGTCGTCCAAGAGGTCCTCCGGTGTTGATGGAGTCCCGGATATTGCGCTCAAGAGAGCCGGCAATGTGATTTTCACTTTTCTGTGCGTCTTGTTTAACCACTGCCTGAATTTGGGGTATTTTCCTCCCGCCTGGAAGACCGCTGTAGTTGTTCCGATACCGAAACCGGGGTCTGATCGGCGAGATCGCTCTGGCTATAGGCCTGTTTCTCTTCTGTCGACGTTTGGGAGACTCTTTGAGTCGTTCATTTTGAGGAGGATTGCCAGGGTCGTTGAGGACAGAGGTATTCTGCCGGATGGTCAGTTTGGTTTCAGGCCGGACCATTCCACCACACACGCTTTAGGCGTTTTCACGAGATACGTGACTAGGGGATTTGATAGGAAGTACGGGACGATTGCGGTAGGCCTTGATATTTCCAAGGCCTTTGATTCCGTTTGGCACGACGGCCTGCTTTTTAAGCTTAGGGGCCTTGGATTTGGCAGACAGGTGTGTAGGGTGGTCGCAAGCTTTCTCCACGGTCGGAGTTTTTGTGTAAGGGTAGGTGAGCAATCTTCTTCAGATCGGCCAGTTCGATCTGGCGTCCCCCAAGGCTCCATCCTCGGGCCGATGTTGTACAATTTGTTTGTCCATGACATTCCAGCCCCTCCTTCAGGTGGCATGCTGCTGGCGTACGCGGATGACGTCATGTTGGCCTTCTCTGGCCCCAGGGCTTCTATTGTTAACAGGAATGTTAACATGTTTTTGGGTGAGTTGTGTGGTTATTTCACTAGATGGAGGCTTAGGCTAAACCCGGCGAAATGCTCCGCTATGGTTTTTAGGGGCAGGACTGGCAccacttaccctaattttcgacGATACGTTCCCGTGGTCCGCATCGGGGTCGATAACGTGGCAGTTACTGGCACGATTAAGTATCTGGGGGTCGTTTTTGACTCCAGACTGGAATTCCGCAATCACGTTGATTACGCGCTGGACAGGGCGAGGAGGGTCTATTTCGGCTATCACCGCCTGTTTCGGATGAGGAGGGGTCTATCGTCGGCCGTGAAGCTCTTGATTTATCGTCAAGTGATCAGACCGGTGGTTTCATATGCCTTTCCGATATGGTTCGGCATATCTTCGGCGCAGATGGAGAGGGTCAGGGCTTGGGAGAGGCGGGCTTTGCGCTCGTGCTTGGGGCTGCGGACGATAGTTAGGAGGGATGGTTCGGTTAGCCGCCCTTCGTGCAGGGCGATATATGATGGAGCGGGGACTCCCCGTATTGACGTATGGATGGTGCGGGGCGCCATTGAATTTCTGGGACGATGCGGCGATGTGGGCAATGGGATGGTGTCTGACCATCTCTCCTCCAATGATGACAGGAATGTACTCCTAAACAGGACGTACTTTTCACCGGCTGCACTGCCTAAACTGAATGAGGAAAACCTCTTATATGATGGTGAAGTCCTTCTATTTTACCATAGAAGACATAACAGTTTTGATTTTCAGGACACAGTGTACGACACAACTCAGTGATCCCTGCCTTGTACATATTGTAAATAGTTATTTAGAATTACTCTAGAATTAAGATTATATTTATTCTTTCCGTATATAGTTATTTAGGTTTAAGATTTAGATTTAAGTAACACACCCCTATTTTTGGTTCtatgaaatatttcttttttgtaaCTCGAggttaattttgattttgatttttgacgGAATTTGTAGTCACGGTCAAGAGCCGGCTACCGCATAATAACTTGAAGTTGTCGTACGAGGGAATTTTTTAAGtactttgtaaaatttatagatTCAATTAGATATTAGCAAAATCTCTGtaaatgaatttgaattttggaaaaaataaacgGCTATATGAAACgccatcaaacacacaaaatcgtgaacagtgttaaaagtgtttgtgtgacttaaaaaaaaaaaccaagtgaaaatgCCTCCAAAAGCCAGTGGTAAAGCAGCAAAGAAGCAATAGTCGTTGAGTGGCAGATCGTAGACTCAAGACACGAACTTGATTTGGCGAAAAGTGATTTTTATAAAGAGcacaaaagaaatataaaaagccTACAGTggtttgaacatttttgtggGCCACTGACCAGTGACTGTGGCGTTGAAATGGAAGGTCAGCCTGAGAAAAGGGatgacgaagaagaagaagaaattgaAGAAGCAGAGGATGCAGAGAAGCCAAAGAATGAGACGGTCAACGAGGTCATCCAAAAAATGGAAGAGGCTAGTCGCAAGCGAAGAAAGAAGAAGTCTGATAGCGACATTTACGAGAGCCTAAAGATGGGATGCTTGGTGGAAGAGCTCAAAGCAGCGAATGCACGCCTTGAGGAGAATGCCCGCAGAAGTGAGGCTGTGATTTTGGCCCTGCGAAAGGAAGTGGCCGAACTAAAAATGGCCATAGCAAAGCAATGTTTTTGTAATGCTTCTGATGGTCGAGTGATTGTTGCCCAAGCTACAAAGGGCATGAATTCACATATTGCTTCAGCTAGTGCCCACACTACAAAGGGCACAGCTGCTGGCAATTCAGCTGATGATGGCGTCCATATCTCAGTCGAGGATATGGATACGAATGATTTGTCGGCCGGGGTAGCCGAAAACCCCGGCACTGCGTTGAACGATGGAGCCTTCTCCCTGGTAAAGGCCAAGCGAATTCCGAAAGAGAAGAAGAATGAAGAAACGCTCCCGTTAAGAGATGTTGCGCACCCCGCAAAGACTGGTGCTATACCGAAGATACCGGCAGTAAAGAAGAATGCTGTCCCCCCAGCTGAGAAGACCCCTGCTACGGGCCACCCGGCCACCGTGAATAGAGAAGACAATGGAACCATGCCTGCGTTTATGGTTTATGATGTAGGTGTAAGAGAGTTATGCACGATTGTGTCAAGATCCCTGAACACGAAGGACTTCACCATCAGATTGGTAAGAAAAAGTTGCATAAGTTTGAGGGTAAGGGGTATAAATTCCTTTGAGAAGATTAAGAGTATGTTGAAGGAGAGGCGGTATAAGTTCACCACCCATACGCCTAAGGATTTGTTGCCCTATTCCGTTGTTATTGAGGGGCTTTCTGGGGAGTTTTCTAAGGAAGAGGTCGAGGAGTGTTTGGGCGGCCTTGGGTTCCCGGTCTATGTGCGGGGTTTGGTTAACCTTTCAGGGAACTTGTGGCTTCTTAGGGTGGGAAGGTCCACCGATTTGGGTCTCCTCTATGGGGTGAAAAGGATGTTGCATTGCAGGGTCACTTTCCGTAGGGACAGGGCCCGTGATCCCGTCCAATGTTATAATTGCCAAAGGTATGGCCATGTGTCCGGCAACTGCGGTTTGCCATTTCGCTGCTGTAAATGCAGCCAGCCACATGAACGCGGGGCGTGTCCGGTTCCGCCCAAGGATTTGGAAGGGAAGGAGGTTACCGATCCGGAGACGGGAAGGGTTACGAGGTATGAGGTGGTGCCAGTGAGTTCCGTGAATTGTAGTGTTGAGGGCCATACTGCTGGCTCGAGGGAATGTCCCATTCGTGCAAGAATGGTTGCCAGGATGGCAGAGAAGAGAGAGGAAATCAGAAATAGGGATATGTCTAGGTCGAATTGGGTGAGAGGACTTTCCTACGCGTCTGCTGCTCGGGCGAGCGCGGGCTCGGCACCATCTGGTGCCCCCACATCCGCCGGCGGTGCGGATATCTTTGCGGACTGTCAGCGAATATTGGGCGGCGACTTCGTTTCAATTTTCGCTAGGATGAGGGAATTTGCACCAAGGTATGCAGGCCTTGTTAGGGAGCATGGTGAGTCGGGGGCCATTACGGCCTTCTTGCGCTATCTCTGCAATGTGTAGTTCAGATGGGAGTGTTGAGGCAAGAGacattttttgaagatttttggaGTTCAAATTTACCGCCTACACTGAAATGGGAGATCCTTTTATATGATGGTGAGGTCCTTCTATTTTTCCATAGAAGGCATGACGGTTTTGACATTCAGGACACTGATCCCTGCCTTGTACATATTGTATATAGTTATTTAGAATTACTCTAGAATTAAGATTATATTTATTCTTTCTGTATATAGTTATTTAGGTTTAAGATTTAGATTTAAGTATCACACCCCTATTTTTGGTACTATGAAatatttcttttggtttttgaCTCGAggttaattttgattttgatttttgacgGAATTTGTAGTCATGGTCAAGAGCCGGCTACCGCATAATAACTTGAAGTTGTCGTACGAGGGAATTTTTTAAGtactttgtaaaatttatagatTCAATTAGATATTAGCAAAATCTCTGtaaatgaatttgaattttggaaaaaataaacgGCTATATGAAACgccatcaaacacacaaaatcgtgaacagtgttaaaagtgtttgtgtgacttaaaaaaaaaaaccaagtgaaaatgcctccaaaagccagtggtaaagcagcaaagaaggccggcaaagcccaaaagaacatcactaagggtgacaagaccaagagacgcaccaagcgtaaggagagttatgctatctacatttacaaagtgttgaagcaagtccatcccgatactggtatctcctcaaaggccatgagcatcatgaacagtttcgtcaacgatatctttgaacgtatcgccgccgaagcctcccgtttggctcactacaacaagcgttccaccatcaccagtcgggaaatccaaactgccgtccgtctattattgcccggtgagttggctaagcacgctgtcagtgaaggtaccaaagccgttactaagtacaccagctccaagtaaatggcatacttatttcgtcgtacaatattttccctacaacatcaaaggcccttttcagggccacaaaataaattaaaaaagagacttaattcgttattcaactaacattaatttatatttacaaatttaaagaaaaaatatatctaccactcaccctcacattgcccttattacttttttaaaataaaatatgtatactacccatactctaatattgccctccttgcttagcaccatctacatctacagtaatatgatcaacacatattgctcttatgctcaaacactcggtatgcaacgttgtattgatgttcgagtatatgtgagcgtgtgtgttgatactaaattttttagggatgtatactagtatgttagcgtgaaatggtgtagagatgtatatgtggacttatgcgtttgtacgcgagatctatgggtaggtatgctcgtaaagaatgaaataggtatgctaagtgcgattttttaagggaatattgtacgccactctcttattggttaggtatgctaaatgagattttctttaacattaagtgattttcataattcttagtaattgctttggtttatgaccctaagtgaaacagttaatccagttgcggaaaaaatcccatttaacatgtgattacttaaatttccttaaagggtaatttattcccatattaggtaacaatggtattaaaagatttcaacagatgttttacagctacgaaaagggctgtgattagcttttcccttaaaattaacatagtatttattaggtaattaaaaaattgttcgagttaaatttggtctctttttaaaaatttttttgtagccctgaaaagggctgttagatatactgctttcgaatatcgaaaataatcattttgacatgataagtaattttgcatggaaaaattacttcttagcggcggtcttcttggcagctggcttctttgctgcggcagcctttttgggcttggcagcggtggtttttgccttgggtgcctttggtttagtggctgatgctttggcggctgtttttgcgggtttagctttaactgtacctgtctttttggcagttttagccttggccttttcggtcttcttcttctcggcggtctttttagcagcggaaggcttctttgcagcggctttcttttcaccggctgcctttttgggtgctgctgccttctttttcttatcaccggctggggccttcttcttcttttcagcgctctttgctttaggttccttcgaggcagatggggacaatttgaatgaaccggaggcacccttacctttagtttggatcaattttccactagcaacagcgctcttcaagtacttcttgatgaatggggccaattttacagcatcaactttgtatgtgctggccaagtatttcttgatggcaggcaatgaggaaccaccacgttctttcaatgttttgatggcagcatcgaccatttgttgggttggtggatggcttggggcagcagagggtttctttgccttggcagcggctttcttaggtgcctttttctc
The Stomoxys calcitrans chromosome 3, idStoCalc2.1, whole genome shotgun sequence genome window above contains:
- the LOC131996163 gene encoding histone H1-like codes for the protein MSDAAVVEATASPVAAVEKKAPKKAAAKAKKPSAAPSHPPTQQMVDAAIKTLKERGGSSLPAIKKYLASTYKVDAVKLAPFIKKYLKSAVASGKLIQTKGKGASGSFKLSPSASKEPKAKSAEKKKKAPAGDKKKKAAAPKKAAGEKKAAAKKPSAAKKTAEKKKTEKAKAKTAKKTGTVKAKPAKTAAKASATKPKAPKAKTTAAKPKKAAAAKKPAAKKTAKE